One region of Terricaulis silvestris genomic DNA includes:
- the glpK gene encoding glycerol kinase GlpK: protein MNTSGKHILAIDQGTTSTRAIAFDLDFNPRATAQIELQQRYPQPGWVEHDAEEIWAATLKVCRDAIEQVGGAANIAAIGITNQRETTIIWDRKTGAPVHRAIVWQDRRTSDVCAALREAGHEKRVQQLTGLLLDPYFSGSKIAWILDHDPALRRRAEAGELAFGTVESFLVWRLTQGHTHASDITNASRTLVFDINTRVWSDEMCALLNVPRALLPEVRACDAHFGDADASLFGRAIPIHGIAGDQQAALVGHGCFEPGMAKATFGTGAFLVMNMGEAPPHSANRLLATVGYETKHGHAYALEGSIFSAGATMQWLRDGLKLIKTSADSEAIASALPDNGGVYLVPAFAGLGAPQWNAEARGTIVGLTRDSRLDHIVRAGLEAVAYQTADLLGALRADGAQISCLLIDGGLTANAWAMQFLADICDVEVARPAFQEVTALGTAKLAAFGSGAIPSLDSASSAPSVRWTSRIDADQRATLVAGWKKAVAATLAAATKH, encoded by the coding sequence ATGAACACGAGCGGCAAGCACATCCTCGCCATCGATCAGGGCACCACCTCCACCCGCGCCATCGCCTTCGATCTCGACTTCAACCCCCGCGCCACCGCGCAGATCGAACTGCAGCAGCGCTATCCGCAGCCAGGCTGGGTCGAACACGACGCCGAGGAAATCTGGGCAGCGACGCTCAAGGTTTGCCGCGATGCGATCGAGCAAGTCGGTGGCGCCGCCAACATCGCCGCCATTGGCATCACCAACCAGCGCGAAACCACCATCATCTGGGACCGCAAAACCGGCGCGCCGGTGCATCGCGCCATCGTCTGGCAAGATCGCCGCACGTCCGACGTTTGCGCTGCGTTGCGCGAAGCCGGGCACGAGAAACGCGTCCAGCAACTCACCGGGCTGCTGCTTGATCCCTACTTTTCCGGCAGCAAGATCGCCTGGATCCTCGATCACGATCCCGCGCTGCGCCGCCGTGCCGAGGCCGGCGAACTCGCGTTCGGCACGGTGGAATCCTTCCTGGTCTGGCGGCTCACGCAAGGCCACACCCATGCCTCAGACATCACCAACGCCTCACGCACGCTCGTGTTCGACATCAATACGCGCGTCTGGAGCGATGAGATGTGCGCGTTGCTCAACGTACCGCGCGCGCTGTTGCCCGAAGTCCGCGCCTGCGATGCGCATTTCGGCGACGCTGATGCTTCACTGTTCGGCCGCGCAATCCCGATCCACGGCATCGCCGGCGACCAGCAAGCCGCGCTCGTCGGGCACGGCTGCTTCGAGCCCGGTATGGCGAAAGCGACGTTCGGCACCGGCGCCTTCCTCGTCATGAATATGGGCGAGGCGCCGCCGCACTCCGCCAACCGGCTGCTCGCTACTGTTGGCTACGAAACCAAGCACGGCCACGCCTACGCGCTCGAAGGCTCGATCTTCTCCGCCGGCGCCACAATGCAATGGCTGCGCGATGGCTTGAAGCTGATCAAAACCTCCGCCGATTCCGAAGCCATCGCATCGGCGCTACCCGACAATGGCGGCGTCTACCTCGTACCAGCATTCGCTGGCCTCGGCGCGCCGCAATGGAACGCGGAAGCACGCGGCACAATCGTCGGTCTCACGCGCGACTCGCGTCTCGATCACATCGTTAGAGCTGGCCTGGAAGCCGTGGCGTATCAAACTGCCGACTTGCTTGGCGCGCTGCGGGCCGATGGCGCGCAGATATCCTGTTTGCTTATCGACGGCGGTCTCACGGCGAACGCGTGGGCGATGCAATTCTTGGCTGATATTTGCGATGTCGAAGTCGCGCGCCCGGCGTTCCAGGAAGTGACGGCGCTAGGCACGGCCAAGCTCGCGGCGTTCGGTTCTGGCGCGATTCCGAGCCTCGACAGCGCCAGCAGCGCTCCGAGCGTTCGTTGGACCTCGCGCATCGACGCCGATCAGCGCGCCACTCTTGTCGCCGGCTGGAAAAAAGCGGTCGCCGCAACGTTAGCTGCGGCGACCAAACACTAG
- a CDS encoding NAD(P)H-dependent flavin oxidoreductase, which produces MALPPLFDKLRLPAVGAPQFIISNPDLVIAQCKAGIVGAFPALNARPQPLLDDWLNRIKDELAAYDEANPHAPSAPYAVNQIVHKSNERLEQDVAACVKHKVPIVITSLGARPDVNDAVHSYGGIVLHDIINIKFAHKALEKGADGLIAVAAGAGGHAGALSPIALIHEIREFFDGPLLLSGAIASGRGILAAQAMGADLAYMGSAFIATTEANAPQGYKQMIVDATAGDIVYSNLFTGVLGNYLKPSIINAGLDPENLAQSDPSTMKFGDSGSKAKAWKDIWGAGQGVGAVHEVLPTADLVARLKREYDEAKRRICAS; this is translated from the coding sequence ATGGCCCTGCCACCTTTGTTCGACAAGTTGCGACTGCCGGCGGTCGGCGCCCCGCAATTCATCATCTCCAACCCGGATCTGGTGATCGCCCAATGCAAAGCCGGCATTGTCGGCGCGTTTCCCGCGCTGAATGCGCGCCCGCAACCGCTGCTGGATGATTGGCTCAACCGCATCAAGGATGAACTGGCCGCTTACGACGAGGCCAATCCGCATGCCCCGTCCGCGCCTTATGCCGTCAATCAAATCGTGCACAAGAGCAACGAACGCTTGGAACAGGACGTCGCGGCGTGCGTGAAACACAAAGTGCCCATCGTCATCACGTCGCTCGGCGCGCGGCCTGACGTGAACGACGCCGTCCATTCCTACGGCGGCATTGTTCTCCACGACATCATCAACATCAAATTCGCACATAAGGCGCTGGAGAAGGGCGCTGACGGCTTGATCGCCGTCGCCGCGGGCGCGGGCGGACATGCGGGCGCGTTGTCGCCGATCGCGCTGATCCACGAGATCCGCGAATTCTTTGACGGGCCGCTGCTGCTTTCGGGCGCCATCGCTTCGGGCCGCGGCATTCTTGCGGCGCAAGCCATGGGCGCCGATCTCGCCTACATGGGCTCCGCTTTCATCGCGACGACAGAAGCCAACGCGCCGCAGGGCTACAAGCAGATGATCGTCGACGCGACGGCGGGCGATATCGTCTATTCGAACCTCTTCACCGGCGTGCTCGGCAATTATCTGAAGCCGTCGATCATCAACGCCGGCCTCGATCCGGAGAATCTGGCGCAAAGCGATCCGAGCACGATGAAGTTCGGCGATAGCGGCTCGAAGGCGAAAGCCTGGAAGGACATTTGGGGCGCAGGCCAAGGCGTAGGCGCGGTGCACGAAGTTCTGCCCACCGCTGACCTCGTCGCGCGCCTGAAGCGCGAATACGACGAAGCAAAACGGAGGATTTGCGCGAGCTAA
- a CDS encoding methylmalonyl-CoA mutase family protein, whose protein sequence is MSSDKTLQLGEPADEADWRALVEQGLKGAAWSRLVGKTADGIPLEPLYREPNMHTAEDVSGMPGAAPFVRGAGAGAWTIRQAFGHPDPARTNDEILADLQGGVGAIELVIDPHGKKGVAIRDEADFDLVLAGVVLEAAPVSLDAGGQRAAEWLAGKHKGVAAPGTAYNVDPIGTLMRTGEMDRYGLLEAALFAARIRATTPAATAIRVDARQVHEAGGTEAQEIATALSCGVEYLRSMTSEALTVQRLAIEDAGASIAFAMAVGPDVLIEAAKLRALRLCWARVLEASGASPAARAAHIHAFTSRRMMTRYDAWTNILRVSTAAFAAAVGGADDITTYPLTDALGLPTPFSRRVARNTQHVLLEECRLGHVADPAGGSWFVEKLTRDLADNAWAIMQQIEARGGIVAALQAGLPQDMVATARTERQRAIATRRETITGVTDYPLLDAAMPATEPRAFFSAKPTPEPPPDLKFAPLAPIRWAAPFEALRGRAETGSARPAVFFANLATLAEFAPRAQWSRNLLASGGVGSIGPEEAHATMETLIDALRLTKACVAIITGTDARYAEHAENAAQRLKAAGADWVLLAGKPGENEAKWRAAGVDQFVFAGQDAIKELETLHVALRIAL, encoded by the coding sequence ATGAGCAGCGACAAGACCTTGCAGCTGGGCGAGCCGGCCGACGAAGCCGACTGGCGCGCCCTGGTGGAGCAAGGGCTGAAGGGCGCGGCGTGGTCGCGGCTCGTCGGCAAGACCGCCGACGGCATTCCGCTGGAGCCGCTTTATCGCGAGCCGAACATGCACACGGCGGAGGATGTCTCCGGCATGCCAGGCGCAGCGCCGTTTGTGCGCGGCGCTGGCGCAGGCGCGTGGACGATCCGGCAGGCGTTTGGGCATCCTGATCCGGCGCGGACCAACGATGAAATTCTCGCGGACTTGCAGGGTGGCGTCGGCGCGATCGAACTGGTGATCGATCCGCACGGCAAAAAAGGCGTTGCGATCCGCGATGAAGCGGACTTCGACCTCGTGCTGGCTGGAGTTGTGCTGGAGGCCGCGCCGGTGTCGCTCGATGCGGGCGGTCAACGCGCCGCTGAGTGGCTCGCCGGCAAGCACAAAGGCGTCGCGGCGCCCGGGACGGCATACAATGTCGACCCCATCGGCACGCTGATGCGCACCGGTGAGATGGACCGTTACGGTTTGCTGGAAGCCGCGTTGTTCGCTGCGCGAATACGGGCGACGACTCCGGCGGCGACCGCTATCCGCGTCGACGCGCGCCAAGTGCACGAAGCCGGTGGGACGGAGGCGCAAGAGATCGCCACCGCGTTGTCGTGCGGCGTAGAGTATCTGCGCTCGATGACAAGCGAGGCCCTAACGGTTCAGCGTCTCGCCATCGAAGACGCCGGCGCGTCGATTGCCTTTGCCATGGCGGTCGGCCCCGACGTACTGATCGAGGCCGCGAAGCTCCGTGCCTTGCGTCTCTGCTGGGCGCGTGTGCTTGAAGCCTCAGGCGCCTCGCCCGCGGCGCGCGCGGCGCACATCCACGCCTTCACGTCGCGGCGCATGATGACCCGCTATGACGCGTGGACGAACATTCTGCGCGTTTCCACGGCTGCATTCGCTGCGGCTGTCGGCGGCGCCGATGACATCACCACCTACCCGCTCACGGACGCTCTGGGCCTGCCAACGCCGTTTTCGCGCCGCGTCGCGCGCAACACCCAACACGTTCTGCTCGAAGAGTGCCGGCTCGGTCACGTCGCTGATCCCGCCGGCGGATCGTGGTTTGTGGAAAAGCTGACGCGCGATCTCGCCGACAACGCCTGGGCGATCATGCAGCAGATCGAAGCGCGCGGCGGGATCGTCGCGGCGTTGCAGGCCGGCTTGCCGCAAGACATGGTCGCCACGGCGCGCACAGAGCGTCAGCGTGCAATTGCAACGCGCCGCGAAACCATCACAGGCGTGACCGATTATCCGCTACTGGATGCCGCCATGCCGGCGACGGAACCACGTGCGTTTTTCTCGGCAAAGCCGACGCCTGAACCCCCGCCTGATCTGAAATTCGCACCGCTTGCGCCGATCCGCTGGGCCGCGCCGTTCGAAGCGTTGCGCGGTCGCGCGGAGACCGGCAGCGCGCGTCCTGCTGTGTTCTTCGCCAATCTCGCCACGCTCGCCGAGTTCGCGCCACGCGCGCAGTGGTCGCGCAATCTGCTGGCGTCTGGCGGCGTCGGCAGCATCGGCCCGGAGGAAGCGCACGCTACTATGGAAACGCTGATCGACGCGCTCCGCCTCACCAAGGCGTGCGTCGCGATCATCACCGGCACGGACGCGCGCTACGCCGAACACGCGGAGAACGCGGCGCAACGGCTGAAAGCGGCCGGCGCGGATTGGGTGCTGCTCGCTGGCAAGCCGGGCGAGAACGAAGCGAAGTGGCGTGCGGCTGGCGTCGATCAATTCGTGTTCGCGGGGCAAGACGCGATCAAGGAACTCGAAACGCTGCACGTTGCGCTGAGGATCGCTCTGTGA
- a CDS encoding glycoside hydrolase family 25 protein — MTAPPIITHDNCRTGRGGRQRAVLIAFGLGALMLVGALVAAVGGWWTPWASRYIQGVDVSWHQGAIDWRALAADDVAFAYIKATEGGDHVDERFTANWNGAGDAGLYRGAYHFFTLCQPGARQAANFIAVVPRAPGALPAALDLEHMGPCREGPTMPDVITEARTFLDRVEAHYGARPIIYTTREFHDAHLAELTGERFWIRSIAAPPAFRQSDWVIWQHHNRGHKRGVRGPVDLNAFRGDAAALAAFASGGRPSS; from the coding sequence GTGACGGCGCCGCCGATCATCACGCACGACAATTGCCGCACCGGCCGTGGGGGCCGTCAGCGGGCGGTGCTCATCGCGTTCGGCCTTGGCGCATTGATGCTCGTCGGCGCGCTTGTCGCGGCCGTTGGCGGGTGGTGGACGCCGTGGGCGAGCCGTTACATTCAGGGCGTCGATGTCTCGTGGCACCAAGGGGCGATCGACTGGCGCGCGCTCGCCGCCGACGATGTGGCTTTCGCCTACATCAAGGCCACCGAAGGCGGCGATCACGTCGATGAGCGCTTCACGGCGAACTGGAACGGCGCTGGCGATGCGGGGCTCTATCGCGGCGCGTATCACTTCTTCACGCTCTGCCAACCGGGCGCGCGCCAAGCCGCAAACTTCATCGCTGTCGTGCCGCGCGCGCCCGGCGCGTTGCCGGCGGCGCTTGATCTCGAACACATGGGGCCCTGCCGCGAGGGGCCGACGATGCCGGACGTGATCACTGAGGCGCGGACGTTTCTCGATCGGGTCGAAGCACACTATGGCGCGCGGCCGATCATCTACACGACGCGCGAGTTTCATGACGCGCACTTGGCCGAGTTGACGGGCGAGCGGTTCTGGATCCGCTCCATCGCCGCGCCGCCCGCGTTTCGTCAGAGCGATTGGGTGATCTGGCAACACCACAACCGCGGGCATAAACGCGGTGTCAGAGGGCCGGTGGATCTCAATGCGTTTCGGGGTGACGCGGCTGCGTTGGCGGCTTTTGCCTCTGGCGGGAGACCGAGTTCGTGA
- the scpA gene encoding methylmalonyl-CoA mutase: MTLPDFSKLSLDTDVAKAPPPRGEDWLTPEGIAVKSAYTAADRAGLDFVDGFPGMAPFGRGPYPTMYVQQPWTIRQYAGFSTAEDSNAFYRRNLAGGQKGLSVAFDLATHRGYDSDHPRVVGDVGMAGVAIDSILDMRTLFSGIPLDQMSVSMTMNGAVLPIMALYIVAGEEQNVAHAKLSGTIQNDILKEFMVRNTFIYPPKPSMRIVSDIFAYTATEMPKFNSISISGYHMQEAGATADLELAYTLADGVEYIRAGVAGGLDIDKFAPRLSFFWAIGMNPFMEIAKLRAARLLWAKLTAEFNPKDDKSRALRTHCQTSGWSLTAQDVYNNAVRTCVEAMAAAYGGTQSLHTNSLDEALALPTDFSARIARNTQILLQSEGGVTRPADPWGGSYYVERLTADLAAKAWAHIEEVEKLGGMSEAIDQGLPKARIEEAAARTQARIDTGHQTIVGINKFKLDVEEDVPVLKVDNAKVRAMQLEKLTRLKAERKQQEVNAALDALEAGARAKGNLLDLAVKAARAKATVGEMSSALERAFARHQPPIRLVTGVYSREAADDSAVERARQSVAAFAEAEGKRPRILVAKMGQDGHDRGQKVVASAFSDLGFEVEIGPLFATPEEVAEQAIAKGVHIVGVSSLAAGHLTLTPALRAALVERGRGDIMIVIGGVIPPEDIATLKEMGAAAVYPPGGVIADIAQNLLGALNERLGYAQPARRD, translated from the coding sequence GTGACGTTGCCTGATTTCTCCAAGCTCTCGCTCGATACGGACGTCGCGAAAGCGCCACCGCCGCGCGGTGAGGACTGGCTCACACCTGAAGGCATCGCGGTGAAGAGCGCCTACACGGCGGCCGATCGCGCGGGGCTCGACTTCGTCGACGGCTTTCCCGGCATGGCGCCGTTTGGGCGCGGGCCGTATCCGACGATGTACGTGCAGCAGCCGTGGACGATCCGGCAGTATGCGGGGTTCTCGACGGCGGAAGATTCTAACGCGTTCTATCGGCGCAATCTAGCTGGTGGGCAGAAAGGTCTCTCCGTCGCCTTCGATCTCGCGACGCACCGTGGTTACGACTCAGATCACCCGCGCGTGGTTGGCGATGTCGGCATGGCGGGCGTGGCGATCGACTCAATTCTCGACATGCGCACGCTGTTCAGCGGCATTCCGCTCGATCAAATGAGCGTGTCGATGACCATGAACGGCGCGGTGTTGCCGATCATGGCGCTCTATATCGTCGCCGGCGAAGAGCAGAACGTGGCGCACGCCAAGCTCAGCGGCACGATCCAGAACGACATCCTTAAAGAATTCATGGTGCGGAACACGTTCATCTATCCACCCAAGCCGTCGATGCGGATCGTGTCGGACATCTTCGCTTACACCGCGACCGAGATGCCGAAGTTCAACTCGATCTCGATCAGCGGCTATCACATGCAAGAAGCCGGCGCGACGGCGGACCTGGAGCTTGCCTACACGTTGGCCGATGGCGTCGAGTACATTCGCGCCGGCGTTGCGGGCGGATTGGACATCGACAAGTTCGCGCCGCGGCTTTCGTTCTTCTGGGCGATCGGCATGAACCCGTTCATGGAGATCGCCAAGCTGCGCGCAGCGCGGCTGCTCTGGGCAAAGCTGACCGCGGAGTTCAATCCGAAGGACGATAAATCGCGCGCGTTGCGCACGCATTGTCAGACCTCGGGGTGGTCGCTGACGGCGCAGGACGTTTACAACAACGCGGTGCGCACGTGCGTCGAGGCGATGGCGGCGGCGTATGGCGGTACGCAATCGCTGCACACCAATTCGTTGGATGAAGCGTTGGCGCTGCCGACAGACTTCTCGGCCCGCATCGCCCGCAACACGCAGATCCTGCTACAGAGCGAAGGCGGCGTGACGCGACCGGCCGATCCGTGGGGCGGGTCGTACTATGTCGAGCGCCTTACCGCCGATCTCGCGGCAAAGGCTTGGGCGCACATCGAGGAAGTCGAGAAACTCGGTGGCATGTCGGAAGCGATCGACCAGGGCTTGCCGAAGGCGCGCATTGAAGAAGCCGCGGCGCGGACGCAGGCGCGGATCGATACGGGGCACCAGACCATTGTCGGTATCAACAAGTTCAAGCTTGATGTCGAAGAGGACGTGCCGGTCCTGAAGGTCGACAACGCCAAGGTCCGCGCGATGCAGCTGGAGAAGCTGACGCGGCTGAAGGCGGAGCGGAAGCAGCAGGAAGTGAATGCAGCACTCGACGCGCTCGAAGCCGGCGCGCGCGCCAAGGGCAATCTGCTCGATCTCGCCGTGAAGGCCGCGCGCGCGAAGGCCACCGTTGGGGAAATGTCGTCGGCGTTGGAGCGGGCGTTTGCGCGTCACCAGCCGCCGATCCGGCTGGTTACTGGCGTTTACTCGCGCGAAGCCGCCGACGACTCCGCCGTTGAGCGCGCGCGTCAAAGCGTGGCGGCGTTTGCGGAAGCCGAGGGCAAGCGCCCGCGCATCCTCGTCGCCAAGATGGGCCAGGACGGGCACGATCGCGGGCAGAAGGTTGTGGCGTCGGCGTTCAGCGACCTTGGCTTCGAAGTCGAGATTGGCCCACTCTTCGCAACGCCGGAGGAAGTGGCCGAGCAAGCCATCGCCAAAGGCGTGCATATCGTCGGCGTGTCTTCGCTGGCGGCGGGACACCTTACACTGACGCCCGCCCTGCGCGCCGCGCTGGTGGAGCGCGGCCGTGGTGACATCATGATCGTCATCGGCGGCGTCATCCCGCCCGAGGACATCGCCACGCTGAAAGAGATGGGCGCGGCTGCTGTGTACCCGCCGGGCGGCGTGATTGCCGATATCGCGCAGAATTTGCTTGGGGCGTTGAACGAGAGGCTAGGGTATGCGCAGCCGGCGCGGCGGGATTAG
- a CDS encoding lysoplasmalogenase has protein sequence MELTTRATPNLQFFLALSAILAIAYGAFGSSLYEGAPPFVVGTIFKASSIVFLGLIALIARSRLLAAGLLFGTLGDALLAWSPDTFLYGAFAFLIGHLFYIALFLRAGLGVSALKQPPRLLAALALIAACIVMTALLVPRDNAMFAPLSVYTGVLTLMAITSFTLPAARWLAMAGALLFFISDGFVAWNMLHPDPDPTLAFWRSFAGWMIYWAGQAAIYYGALGLHRAPSAASAHA, from the coding sequence ATGGAATTGACTACGCGCGCGACGCCGAACCTGCAGTTCTTCCTCGCCCTCTCCGCTATCCTAGCCATCGCCTACGGCGCATTCGGTTCGAGCCTTTACGAAGGCGCGCCGCCTTTTGTGGTGGGCACGATCTTTAAAGCGTCGAGCATCGTCTTCCTCGGCCTGATCGCGCTCATCGCGCGGTCGCGGCTGCTTGCGGCGGGGCTGCTGTTTGGCACGCTGGGCGATGCGTTGTTGGCGTGGAGTCCGGATACGTTTCTCTACGGCGCGTTCGCGTTCCTGATCGGGCACCTGTTCTACATCGCGCTGTTCCTGCGCGCGGGGCTCGGGGTCTCGGCGCTGAAGCAACCGCCGCGCCTGCTCGCCGCGTTGGCGCTCATCGCCGCGTGCATCGTGATGACCGCACTGCTGGTGCCGCGCGACAACGCCATGTTCGCGCCGCTCAGCGTTTACACCGGTGTGCTGACGTTGATGGCGATCACGTCGTTCACGCTCCCCGCTGCGCGTTGGCTCGCCATGGCGGGGGCGCTGCTGTTTTTCATTTCCGACGGCTTTGTCGCCTGGAACATGCTTCACCCCGATCCGGACCCCACGCTCGCCTTCTGGCGCAGCTTCGCGGGCTGGATGATCTACTGGGCGGGGCAAGCTGCCATCTATTACGGCGCGCTTGGATTGCACCGCGCGCCGTCCGCGGCCAGCGCCCACGCATGA
- a CDS encoding class I SAM-dependent methyltransferase gives MSGEDSDTRSAIFTSIWRKDLWQGTESRSGPGSGVARTAPLRAALEALLDREQPRLFYDAPCGDFVWMQHVRMPEGTHYLGADIVAPMIADTESRFGAANRTFRVADIVSAPPPPADMWLCREALFHLTLEDALAVVAHWRASAIPMFLANTSPTVTDNADITTGDWRPLNLERPPFNLGPATEYLPDGAPTDPHKCVGVWRL, from the coding sequence ATGAGCGGCGAGGACTCGGACACTCGAAGCGCCATCTTCACGAGTATATGGCGCAAGGATCTGTGGCAGGGCACGGAGTCTCGATCCGGTCCAGGTTCTGGCGTTGCGCGCACGGCGCCGCTGCGCGCTGCACTCGAGGCGCTGCTCGATCGAGAACAACCGCGCTTGTTCTACGACGCACCCTGTGGCGATTTCGTTTGGATGCAGCACGTGCGCATGCCCGAAGGCACGCACTATCTCGGCGCCGATATCGTGGCGCCGATGATCGCCGACACCGAGAGCCGTTTCGGCGCGGCCAATCGCACATTTCGAGTGGCTGACATTGTTTCCGCGCCGCCACCGCCGGCCGACATGTGGCTCTGCCGGGAGGCGCTTTTTCATCTAACGCTTGAGGACGCGCTTGCGGTTGTCGCGCATTGGCGTGCGTCGGCCATTCCGATGTTCCTTGCCAACACATCACCGACGGTCACGGACAACGCCGACATAACAACGGGCGATTGGCGTCCACTGAATCTAGAACGTCCGCCGTTCAATCTCGGTCCGGCTACGGAATATCTACCGGACGGGGCGCCAACCGATCCGCACAAATGCGTTGGCGTGTGGCGCCTCTGA
- the recQ gene encoding DNA helicase RecQ, whose amino-acid sequence MADLTAARETLQRVFGHSDFRGLQADVISEVLDGRDVMAVLPTGGGKSFCYQIPAILRPGVGLVVSPLIALMQDQVAALRTAGVAAARLDSTIQSDARRETLNAAREGALDLLYVSPEGLFAQGFLDFLEQCPIALIAIDEAHCVSQWGHDFRPDYRALGQLAGRFPGVPRMAVTATADLKTQADIRAQLRLEDARAFIDSFDRPNLVLAAERKPSKPQDRIFDIVRERRGKSGIIYAATRDNVEKTAANLQALKVPALAYHAGLDAGIRAERQHRFQEEDDVVMVATIAFGMGVDKPNVRYVIHADSPKSIEAYWQEVGRGGRDGDVAEGFCIYSANDLRRAVMFANQGNASEQVKAVQIKKARQLFAFLDGLTCRRMGVRRYFGEENAEPCGVCDVCTDPPVSIDATELASKAISAVMRMDQRVGRGRVIGHLIGRTGDGMDERYASRSTFGIGADTPEPVWRGVIEHLLFEGVLSEGEDERPTLCIGDDEAVRAIFRKERVIRMREAAKSTRRSKDERRASRGAKDAVKAGFAGADAKLFEALKGWRRETANASGVPPYVIFHDATLAGIVQAKPADLVALGRVSGIGEAKLKKYGAEVLAVVIAGC is encoded by the coding sequence ATGGCCGATCTAACCGCCGCCCGCGAAACGCTGCAGCGCGTGTTCGGCCATAGCGATTTTCGCGGGCTGCAGGCGGACGTTATCAGCGAAGTGCTCGATGGGCGCGACGTGATGGCGGTGCTGCCGACCGGCGGCGGCAAGAGCTTCTGTTATCAGATCCCGGCGATCTTGCGGCCGGGCGTTGGGCTTGTCGTTTCGCCGCTGATCGCGCTGATGCAAGATCAAGTCGCGGCATTGCGCACGGCGGGCGTTGCGGCGGCGCGTTTGGACTCCACGATACAATCCGACGCGCGGCGCGAGACGCTCAACGCCGCGCGCGAAGGCGCGCTCGATCTTCTGTACGTCTCACCCGAAGGGCTGTTCGCGCAAGGCTTCCTTGATTTCCTCGAACAATGCCCGATCGCGCTGATCGCCATCGACGAAGCGCACTGCGTCAGCCAATGGGGCCACGACTTTCGTCCGGACTATCGCGCGCTCGGGCAACTTGCCGGGCGCTTTCCCGGCGTGCCGCGCATGGCGGTCACCGCGACGGCCGACCTCAAGACGCAGGCCGACATTCGCGCGCAACTCAGACTCGAAGACGCGCGCGCGTTCATTGATAGCTTCGATCGTCCCAACTTGGTACTCGCCGCCGAGCGCAAACCGTCCAAGCCGCAGGACCGCATCTTCGACATCGTGCGCGAGCGGCGCGGCAAGTCCGGCATCATCTACGCGGCGACGCGCGACAACGTGGAGAAGACCGCTGCCAACCTGCAGGCGCTCAAGGTCCCGGCGCTTGCCTATCACGCCGGGCTTGACGCCGGCATTCGCGCAGAGCGCCAGCATCGCTTCCAGGAAGAAGACGATGTGGTGATGGTGGCGACCATCGCGTTCGGCATGGGCGTCGACAAGCCCAATGTGCGTTATGTCATCCATGCGGATTCGCCGAAGTCGATCGAGGCGTACTGGCAAGAAGTCGGCCGCGGCGGCCGCGATGGCGACGTGGCCGAAGGCTTTTGCATCTACTCCGCCAACGACCTCCGCCGCGCGGTGATGTTCGCGAACCAGGGCAACGCCAGCGAGCAAGTCAAAGCGGTGCAGATCAAGAAGGCGCGACAGCTGTTTGCGTTTCTCGATGGCCTCACTTGCCGGCGCATGGGCGTGCGGCGCTATTTTGGCGAAGAGAATGCCGAGCCATGCGGCGTGTGCGATGTCTGCACCGATCCACCGGTGTCCATCGATGCAACGGAGCTGGCGTCAAAAGCGATCTCCGCCGTGATGCGGATGGATCAGCGCGTCGGGCGCGGGCGCGTGATTGGCCATCTCATTGGTCGCACCGGCGACGGCATGGACGAACGTTATGCCTCGCGCTCGACGTTTGGCATTGGCGCCGATACGCCAGAGCCGGTGTGGCGCGGGGTGATTGAGCATCTGCTGTTCGAAGGCGTCTTGAGCGAAGGCGAAGACGAGCGGCCGACGCTCTGCATCGGCGATGACGAAGCGGTGCGCGCGATTTTCCGCAAGGAACGCGTCATTCGGATGCGCGAAGCGGCGAAGTCGACGCGGCGTAGCAAGGACGAGCGCCGCGCGTCACGCGGCGCGAAGGACGCGGTGAAGGCAGGATTTGCCGGCGCTGATGCGAAGCTGTTCGAGGCGCTTAAGGGCTGGCGGCGCGAAACGGCGAACGCCAGCGGCGTGCCGCCGTACGTGATCTTCCACGATGCTACGCTGGCGGGGATCGTCCAGGCCAAACCGGCGGACCTGGTGGCGCTCGGGCGCGTCTCCGGTATCGGCGAGGCAAAGCTCAAGAAGTACGGCGCAGAAGTGTTGGCGGTGGTGATCGCCGGTTGTTAG
- a CDS encoding VOC family protein, with protein sequence MIGYVTIGANDIARSTAFFDAALEPLGYARTFEGGGWAGYGPGGQKEGLEIYLATPENGKEACFGNGSMLAFKAASRAAVEAFHAAALSAGGKDEGAPGVRGESDPPFYGAYVRDPEGNKFCAYYKG encoded by the coding sequence ATGATCGGCTACGTCACCATTGGCGCCAACGATATCGCGCGCTCGACCGCGTTTTTCGACGCCGCGCTGGAGCCGCTCGGCTATGCGCGCACCTTCGAAGGCGGCGGTTGGGCGGGCTACGGCCCCGGAGGTCAGAAGGAAGGCCTCGAGATTTACCTGGCCACACCGGAGAACGGCAAAGAAGCCTGCTTCGGCAACGGCTCGATGCTGGCGTTCAAAGCGGCCTCACGCGCGGCCGTCGAAGCGTTTCACGCGGCGGCTCTGAGCGCGGGCGGCAAAGACGAAGGCGCACCGGGCGTGCGCGGCGAAAGCGATCCGCCCTTCTACGGCGCTTACGTGCGCGATCCCGAAGGGAACAAGTTCTGCGCTTATTACAAAGGGTAA